In one Pseudomonas sp. SG20056 genomic region, the following are encoded:
- a CDS encoding type II secretion system F family protein, translating into MSLYRFTGRDAQGGKIIGSREAGSADSLASELLAERITPLTIEEQAQSNDSDVFAQLKERLRRKHVDLEELIIFCRQMYSLSKAGVPIIRAIGGLAESSRNLYLREVLQAVRSDLEGGQGMAVALNAHPKVFNTLFVSMISVGENTGQLDQAFRQLSVYLELERETRKRIKQATRYPLFVLSAMAVALVVINLFVIPAFSKVFAQFKAELPWATQILIGTSQFFQDFWWLLALLFGGSLYGFFKWIETDAGALKWDQIKLRLPIVGGIFERIALARFTRTFAMMYRAGVPLLQTLSINSASVGNRYIGQAILAMREGIERGEALTRTASASGLFTPLVLQMMAVGEETGALDDLFVEVADFYEQEVDYDLKQLADAIEPILIVAMGIMVLVLALGVFLPMWELASAAKGGG; encoded by the coding sequence GTGAGCCTGTATCGCTTTACCGGTCGTGATGCCCAGGGCGGCAAAATCATCGGCAGCCGCGAGGCCGGTTCTGCTGACAGCCTGGCCAGTGAATTGTTGGCCGAACGCATTACCCCGCTGACCATCGAGGAGCAGGCGCAGAGCAACGACAGTGACGTGTTCGCTCAGCTCAAGGAGCGCCTGCGGCGCAAGCATGTTGACCTGGAAGAGCTGATTATCTTCTGCCGGCAGATGTACAGCCTGAGCAAAGCCGGTGTGCCGATCATCCGTGCGATTGGTGGTCTGGCCGAATCCAGCCGCAACCTTTACCTGCGCGAAGTGCTGCAGGCGGTACGCAGTGATCTGGAGGGCGGGCAGGGCATGGCCGTGGCGCTTAACGCCCATCCCAAGGTGTTCAACACCCTGTTTGTCAGCATGATCAGCGTCGGGGAAAACACCGGTCAGCTCGATCAGGCCTTTCGCCAGTTGTCGGTGTATCTGGAACTGGAGCGCGAAACCCGCAAGCGCATCAAGCAGGCCACCCGTTACCCGCTGTTCGTGCTTTCGGCCATGGCGGTGGCGCTGGTGGTGATCAACCTGTTCGTAATTCCCGCCTTCTCCAAGGTCTTTGCCCAGTTCAAGGCTGAGCTGCCCTGGGCCACGCAGATCCTGATCGGCACGTCGCAGTTCTTTCAGGATTTCTGGTGGCTGCTGGCGCTGCTGTTCGGTGGCAGTCTGTATGGTTTTTTCAAATGGATCGAGACTGATGCCGGTGCCCTGAAGTGGGACCAGATCAAACTACGCCTGCCGATTGTCGGCGGCATCTTCGAGCGGATTGCCCTGGCGCGTTTCACCCGCACCTTCGCGATGATGTACCGCGCGGGTGTGCCCTTGCTGCAGACCCTGTCGATCAACAGTGCCAGCGTGGGCAACCGCTATATCGGCCAGGCGATTCTGGCCATGCGTGAAGGCATTGAACGCGGTGAAGCCCTGACCCGCACCGCGTCTGCCAGCGGGCTGTTTACCCCGCTGGTGTTGCAGATGATGGCCGTTGGTGAGGAAACCGGCGCGCTCGACGACCTGTTTGTCGAGGTGGCGGATTTCTATGAGCAGGAAGTGGATTACGACCTCAAGCAACTGGCCGATGCCATTGAACCTATTCTGATTGTGGCCATGGGCATCATGGTGCTGGTGCTGGCGCTGGGTGTGTTTTTGCCCATGTGGGAACTGGCCTCGGCCGCCAAGGGTGGCGGTTGA